The sequence TGTTTTGTTCATACTCTTGATCCTTTGTTAATGGGTTCTCAAATGCAGATTGAAGGATTTTAGTCTGAAGGCTGTTAGGTCTTCTGCCTTTACTTTAGCCTACAGTCGAAATCCCTTCCCTGGGCACTATAGCCTCCGGCGACGGCGTCAGTCTGCTTTTCCTAACAGCCTACAGTCTAAACCGCTATAGCCTGCTTTTAATTACAAACATCATGCCAAATCTTTATATTTATTTATTGCTTGGGAACTAAAAAGCTGGAAGGCAGGGGTATCAAGGCTTTTAAGATACATTATAGTATATGAAGTGGTTTAACAGTGATGCTCTACCCTTTGAAAAATGATGATAAATGCACATTACTATGTGCAAGATTCAATTTTATTATGAAGCTTTCAGCTCTTCTATCTGATAACTGATCATCGATAATTGAACATTGAAACCCCCTAACAGTCATCAGCCTACAGTCTATCAGGCTAGTAATAAATCTTGCTTTCGTATTTAAAAAATAATAGCCGGAACTAATTAATACACAATCATTTGTTTTTATCTATTACTTGTAATGTTTTACAGTTATGAATTTAGATTGACTCCCTGTATCAAAATAGGTACATTATGGACAGCGCAAATAGAGAACCCATATTGAATGTCAATTTCTACAAAACTGATTCAGGCAAAGAGCCAGTCAGAGACTGGTTAAACTCTTTATCAAGGGAAGAAAAAAAGATAATCGGTGAAGATATAAAGACAGCTCAATTCGGTTGGCCAATAGGGATGCCCTTGATAAGGACTCTTGGGCAGGGGCTTTATGAGGTCAGGTCCAATTTAGTAAACAGGATCAGCCGTGTGATTTTCTCTGTTGAAAGCGGCAGGATGATACTCTTACATGGTTTTATTAAAAAGGATCAAAAGACCCCTAAAAAGGATTTTGAATTATCCTTAAAGAGACATACAAAGGTAAAAGGTGTTGATCGATGATGAAAAAGAATATAGGAAGCGATTTTGATGATTTCCTTAAAAAAGAGGATATGCTTGAAGAAATCCAGGAATCGGCCATAAAAAGAGTGCTTGCCTATCAGATAGAACAGGCAATGAAGGAGCAAAATATCACCAAGACTGATATGGCTAAAAGGATGAAAACCAGCAGATGTGCGCTGGACAGGCTCCTTGATCCTTCAAACGAAGCCATTACACTTCTAACCATGAAAAAAGCAGCGAATGTAATAGGACGCACGCTTAAAATAGAACTCACATAAGGTGTAAAAATCTTCAAGATATTGAAGATTTGATGTTTTAGTCTACATAATACTTCCAGACGAGTTCATACTCTGGCCCCGCAATATGCAGGGCAGGTTTGTCGAATGTCAAGAACTTTTCGGGGATCGTGGTATACACCCAAAACCGCAATACCACGACCCAGATCGTGGTATCCAGTGCTTTTTTTTTGACCGTAAACCCGATGTACCGCCTGTCGTGTAGTAGCTTAAAGCAACGGCGGTTGCCCTATAAGCTCTTGCACTACCTGTCCGCCATCTTATCACGTTCTGGTCTTTGAAGAAGACTGCAACATTCTTTCCTAACAGACTACAGACTAAACTCCTTCAGCCTGTTTTCGTCCCTCCGCAATCATGGCATTTGGCGGCATCATTTTTACCTTCCAGTTTAAACGCCCAGCCAGGAGATTCAGGCCAGTTGTGCTTTTTAGCGGTTTGGGATACTGAGAGCCCTTTTTATTGATCCTCATTTACAACTTTTGGCAATCTTGCCAAAAGTTGTAATTGCTGACCTCTAATCTCTTTTTCTCTATATCGTTCGGTGATACGCTCATGTGGGATTCCCTGCTGCTTTGCCAATCTTACCCTAACCGCTTAAAACCTATAGCCTGATTTCCTGCATTTAGCCTGACCTCCGACCTCTGACTTCCGGCTTCTGACTTCCGGCTTCTGATCTTTAACCTCTTTTATCGTTTTCCCTAACAGCTTAAAACCTATAGCCTAATTCCCTGCATTTCTTACTGACCTCCGACCTCTGGCTTCTGACTCCTGACTTCTGACCTCTATCTTTTCTCTTGCTTTTTCAAAAAATTAGCCTTAAATCTAACCCATTATATTTTCGGGTATAATGAATTATTGTCTTACGAGTCTTATCGTTTTCTCTAAAATCTTGAATCTTGTCAGAGATCCCGTGTTGTGTACGGGGAATATTGAATCAAGATTTTTACGAATAGTATTTTTATCGTCATTTTTACCCTGTTAAATCAGCGAAGCGGGATAATATATCATTTAACAGGGCAGGGCGGGAATCCAAACGCCGAAAGTCATTCCCCTACTGATCCTCCGTCGCCAACGCTTCCGTCGTCGCATAAAGCTATGACGGGACAAGATGGCGGGACAGGTCGGGGAATCCAGTTGTTTTTAATTTATAATTATTGGGAACTGTCCAATACCAAGGGCTCCCCTGTTTGTTCTTTTGATTTTGTTTTGGATGTAAGCAGGGTAAAGGATATCATCAAATGAAGTCGAGGAGATGAACAAGAGTCAAAGGCAGACCCTTTTCTCTTTTCAAATCGAGGTAATATTATGTCTGAA is a genomic window of Desulfatiglans sp. containing:
- a CDS encoding type II toxin-antitoxin system RelE/ParE family toxin, encoding MDSANREPILNVNFYKTDSGKEPVRDWLNSLSREEKKIIGEDIKTAQFGWPIGMPLIRTLGQGLYEVRSNLVNRISRVIFSVESGRMILLHGFIKKDQKTPKKDFELSLKRHTKVKGVDR
- a CDS encoding XRE family transcriptional regulator, which codes for MMKKNIGSDFDDFLKKEDMLEEIQESAIKRVLAYQIEQAMKEQNITKTDMAKRMKTSRCALDRLLDPSNEAITLLTMKKAANVIGRTLKIELT